Proteins from one Syntrophales bacterium genomic window:
- a CDS encoding tetratricopeptide repeat protein, with protein sequence MIPIRPIRLLRSLILLLFLLSAAGCAHFNDIAARADRPGLRADAYYHYTLGVLHNLAGEFEPALEEFDRALRHDPESPYLMTEKATTLLQMNDTRGAVTILEASLQRHPEYVDTHILLGRLYERAGAREKAISHYRTVIGLEPHMADPYLLLSLLYKTGGDYDQAIATLQELLERDPESYIAAYQLAHLYMETRQMKEARHWLHHTMKVKPSFDSALTDLALISEIEEDEERAIELYRDYLKSNPQDAEVRLRLGRLLLRRESYSDSAREFEEIIRVQPEFSEARFSLALSYLFGNRNIEEAAEIFGDLLEESPENDRIRYFLASSLQELKRSGEALDHFSRVDALSDLFAPSRIQMALILDHEGRAEEAIDSIYDAITLKADDPDLYRLLASLYEESGKPDRALMILKEALDAVPENPDIRYRIGLLYERTGHFEKAIAQVKEILEHDPLNAEAMNFIGYSYADRGINLDEAEKLITEALRLKPGSGHIIDSLGWVYFRQERISEAIQYLEEALSLLPDDPTIAEHLGDAYRAAGMIEKALETYGKALDNNPDNQELREKIDRLREQPKR encoded by the coding sequence ATGATACCGATCCGCCCCATCCGTCTATTGCGGTCACTTATCCTGCTTCTGTTCCTGCTTTCAGCGGCGGGCTGCGCGCACTTTAACGACATCGCCGCCAGGGCTGACAGACCGGGTCTTCGCGCCGACGCTTATTACCACTATACCCTCGGGGTTCTGCACAATCTGGCCGGAGAGTTCGAACCGGCCCTGGAAGAGTTCGACCGCGCGCTCCGGCATGATCCTGAGTCACCCTACCTCATGACTGAAAAGGCGACTACCCTGCTTCAAATGAATGACACGCGGGGGGCCGTCACGATCCTGGAAGCGTCCCTGCAGCGGCATCCGGAATACGTGGATACCCACATATTGCTGGGGAGGCTCTATGAAAGAGCCGGCGCCCGGGAAAAAGCCATCAGCCATTACCGGACCGTGATCGGCCTTGAACCCCATATGGCCGACCCGTACCTTCTGCTGAGCCTCCTGTATAAAACCGGCGGCGACTATGACCAGGCCATCGCGACCCTTCAGGAACTGCTCGAGAGGGATCCCGAGAGCTACATAGCCGCCTATCAGCTCGCCCATCTGTACATGGAAACGAGGCAGATGAAAGAGGCCAGGCACTGGCTGCACCACACGATGAAGGTGAAGCCCTCCTTCGACTCGGCTCTCACCGACCTGGCTCTCATTTCTGAAATCGAAGAAGACGAAGAACGGGCCATTGAGCTGTATCGTGACTACCTGAAGTCCAACCCCCAGGATGCAGAGGTACGCCTCCGGCTCGGCCGGTTGCTTCTCAGGCGGGAAAGCTACAGTGACTCGGCCCGGGAGTTCGAAGAAATAATCCGGGTCCAGCCTGAATTTTCAGAAGCTCGGTTCTCTCTGGCCCTGTCCTACCTTTTCGGAAACAGAAACATTGAAGAAGCGGCGGAAATATTCGGGGACCTCCTGGAGGAAAGCCCCGAAAACGACAGGATCCGATACTTTCTCGCGTCCTCATTACAGGAGCTGAAACGCTCCGGCGAGGCCCTGGATCATTTCAGCCGTGTGGATGCCCTGTCCGATCTCTTCGCGCCTTCCCGTATCCAGATGGCCCTGATACTCGATCACGAGGGGCGCGCCGAGGAAGCTATCGACAGTATCTATGACGCCATTACCCTCAAGGCGGATGACCCTGATTTATACAGGCTCCTGGCATCATTGTACGAAGAATCGGGAAAACCCGACCGGGCTCTGATGATTTTAAAGGAAGCGCTCGATGCCGTCCCTGAAAACCCCGACATCCGCTACCGCATCGGTCTGCTCTATGAACGAACGGGACACTTCGAAAAAGCCATCGCGCAGGTAAAGGAAATCCTCGAACATGACCCCCTGAACGCGGAGGCTATGAACTTTATCGGATACAGTTACGCCGACCGGGGAATCAATCTCGATGAAGCGGAAAAGCTTATTACGGAAGCGCTCCGGCTGAAACCCGGAAGCGGCCACATCATCGACAGCCTGGGCTGGGTGTATTTCAGGCAGGAACGGATTTCCGAGGCCATTCAGTATCTCGAAGAGGCCCTGAGTCTTCTCCCCGACGACCCGACAATAGCGGAACACCTCGGCGATGCCTACAGGGCGGCGGGAAT
- a CDS encoding divergent polysaccharide deacetylase family protein: protein MKKNSRKRRKKSGSFTRLHLLSLLVILAFGISFAFFLYSHREQPEPPVERTGPSVSGDIKKIDPPPRAREDAPRRFMALVIDDIGYDMTAVDTLLALNIPITFSVLPHCPYSAVSARRAHEAGHEVILHLPMEPLGYPDADPGEGALLVGMTRREILKTVESNLRSVPYISGVNNHMGSRFMEHEDKLIAIFSELKKRRLFFLDSLTSPTTKGRSAANTVAIDYITRDIFLDNSRNREDTFKALLKLLDMDNHWTTLVVIGHPYPSTLEALERALPYFAESDIETVPLSHIINRCMP from the coding sequence GTGAAAAAAAACAGTCGGAAACGACGGAAGAAGAGCGGCTCTTTCACGCGGCTGCATCTCCTCTCGTTACTGGTGATTCTCGCTTTTGGAATATCCTTTGCATTTTTTCTCTACAGTCACAGAGAACAGCCGGAACCCCCGGTGGAAAGGACCGGGCCGTCGGTTTCAGGGGATATAAAAAAAATCGATCCGCCGCCGCGGGCACGCGAGGACGCCCCCAGACGTTTCATGGCCCTTGTCATCGACGACATCGGTTATGACATGACGGCCGTGGACACTCTTCTGGCACTGAATATCCCCATAACGTTCAGCGTACTTCCGCACTGCCCCTATTCCGCCGTCTCCGCCCGCAGAGCCCACGAGGCGGGCCACGAGGTCATCCTCCACCTCCCAATGGAGCCTCTGGGGTATCCGGACGCCGACCCCGGTGAAGGTGCCCTGCTGGTCGGCATGACACGGCGGGAAATACTGAAAACGGTCGAGTCAAACCTCCGGTCCGTCCCCTATATTTCAGGAGTCAATAATCACATGGGTTCACGCTTCATGGAGCATGAAGACAAGCTGATCGCCATATTCAGCGAGCTGAAAAAAAGGAGACTCTTTTTCCTGGACAGCCTTACGTCTCCCACGACAAAGGGACGGTCGGCGGCGAACACCGTCGCTATCGACTACATTACGCGGGACATCTTTCTGGACAACAGCAGAAACAGGGAAGACACCTTCAAGGCTCTGCTGAAACTCCTGGATATGGATAATCATTGGACAACGCTCGTTGTCATCGGCCATCCATACCCGAGCACCCTGGAAGCACTCGAACGGGCTCTGCCCTATTTCGCAGAGAGCGACATCGAGACGGTGCCGCTCTCTCACATTATCAACCGCTGCATGCCATGA
- a CDS encoding S41 family peptidase yields the protein MIQWFKKRGTLSFFLVALLVLLIGGAYLRSMPALSAEAETYQNLKKFGEILDLIERNYVEEVDPNELLQGAIEGMMKTLDPHSTYMTEEMYRELQVDTRGVFGGLGIVISMRNEVITVVAPLEDTPAFKAGIITGDAIVRIDGTDTAGMTIMEAVQKLRGPKGTDVTISIMRDDFDQPKDFTITRDIIKVQSVKHRVLHDDIGYIRISSFQENTTDDLKKTLAALRAQETPLRGIILDLRNNPGGLLDQAVSVSDLFLKTGVIVSTKGRGDKNIEKVYRARDYGTEPEAPMIVLVNGGSASGSEILAGALRDNNRALLLGTQTFGKGVMQVIIPLRDGSAVKLTTAKYFTPSGVSIQAKGLSPDFVVEYRRPDQSPDTERLQLREKDLEGHIRGDYPQEDESIPNGPGDFYQPDTGEFIIDNQMQRAIDLIRSWEMFQKTQKG from the coding sequence ATGATTCAATGGTTTAAAAAGAGAGGGACCCTCTCTTTCTTTCTTGTTGCCCTCCTGGTCCTGCTGATCGGCGGTGCCTATCTCCGAAGTATGCCCGCCCTTTCCGCGGAAGCCGAAACATATCAAAATCTCAAAAAATTCGGAGAGATTCTTGACCTCATAGAAAGAAACTATGTTGAGGAGGTCGACCCGAATGAACTTCTACAGGGGGCCATTGAAGGAATGATGAAAACCCTGGATCCTCACAGCACCTACATGACAGAGGAAATGTACCGGGAATTGCAGGTGGATACGAGAGGCGTGTTCGGCGGCCTCGGAATTGTCATCTCGATGAGAAATGAGGTTATCACCGTGGTGGCTCCCCTCGAAGACACGCCTGCCTTCAAGGCGGGAATTATCACCGGTGACGCCATCGTCAGGATCGACGGCACGGATACGGCCGGCATGACCATCATGGAAGCGGTTCAAAAGCTTCGAGGTCCCAAAGGTACGGACGTGACCATAAGCATTATGAGGGATGACTTCGATCAACCGAAGGACTTCACCATAACCAGGGACATCATCAAGGTTCAGAGCGTCAAGCACCGGGTCTTGCACGATGACATCGGATACATCCGGATCTCGTCCTTCCAGGAAAACACGACGGATGACCTGAAAAAGACACTGGCCGCCCTGCGCGCCCAAGAGACACCGCTGCGGGGCATCATTCTGGATCTGCGCAACAATCCCGGCGGGCTGCTTGACCAGGCTGTGAGTGTGTCCGACCTGTTTTTGAAAACAGGAGTCATTGTCTCCACGAAAGGAAGAGGCGACAAGAACATCGAGAAGGTGTACCGGGCCCGGGACTATGGGACAGAACCGGAGGCGCCGATGATCGTCCTTGTCAATGGAGGAAGCGCCAGCGGCTCCGAGATCCTGGCGGGGGCCCTCCGGGACAATAACCGGGCGCTCCTCCTGGGAACGCAGACATTCGGCAAGGGTGTCATGCAGGTTATCATTCCGCTCCGTGACGGCTCGGCCGTAAAACTGACCACGGCAAAATACTTCACGCCCAGCGGTGTGTCCATTCAGGCAAAGGGTCTGAGCCCTGATTTTGTCGTAGAATACCGGCGGCCTGATCAATCCCCCGATACTGAACGGCTCCAGCTTCGCGAAAAGGACCTGGAGGGACACATCAGGGGAGACTATCCCCAGGAGGACGAGAGCATCCCGAACGGACCCGGTGATTTTTATCAGCCTGATACGGGCGAGTTCATCATTGACAACCAGATGCAGCGGGCCATCGACCTCATCAGGAGCTGGGAGATGTTTCAAAAAACGCAGAAGGGTTAA
- the rsmI gene encoding 16S rRNA (cytidine(1402)-2'-O)-methyltransferase — protein MKQGTLFIVATPIGNLEDITLRAIRVLREVDLIAAEDTRRTAILLRHYGIETPVTSLHDHNEREKSGTLVSRLIQGSSIAYVSDAGTPGISDPGFVFLREALAGSIEVVAIPGPSSVIAALSVSGLPMDSFSFFGFPPSRSAKRRQFLESLEERTETLVFFESPRRLQSSLRDMLEILGNREITISRELTKLHEETMRGTLSAVMERIGDAPVRGEVTMVLEGNRTGPRRPSPEALWGLYLDAAKDGALSTRDGVARVARETGIPKKDVYRIVLENLKDR, from the coding sequence ATGAAACAGGGAACACTATTCATCGTCGCAACCCCCATCGGCAATCTCGAGGACATAACGCTCAGGGCGATCCGCGTTCTCCGGGAGGTTGATCTCATCGCCGCCGAGGATACGAGGCGCACTGCGATCCTCCTCCGCCACTACGGCATTGAAACGCCCGTCACGAGTCTTCACGACCACAACGAACGCGAAAAAAGCGGCACCCTCGTCTCAAGGCTGATCCAGGGATCGTCAATCGCCTATGTGTCCGACGCGGGAACGCCGGGTATTTCCGACCCCGGTTTTGTTTTCCTCAGGGAGGCCCTGGCCGGTTCGATCGAGGTAGTCGCCATACCGGGCCCCTCATCGGTTATCGCCGCTCTCAGCGTGTCCGGTCTCCCTATGGACAGCTTCAGCTTCTTCGGATTTCCGCCGTCACGGTCGGCAAAACGACGTCAATTCCTGGAATCTTTAGAGGAAAGAACCGAGACGCTTGTATTTTTTGAATCGCCCCGGCGGCTTCAGTCGAGTCTTCGAGACATGCTGGAGATTCTCGGCAATCGCGAGATAACGATTTCCAGGGAACTGACGAAGCTTCACGAAGAGACGATGCGGGGCACCCTGTCGGCCGTCATGGAGCGGATCGGTGACGCTCCCGTCAGGGGCGAGGTTACCATGGTCTTGGAAGGAAACCGGACGGGCCCGCGCCGACCGTCACCGGAAGCCCTGTGGGGACTCTATCTGGACGCCGCGAAAGACGGAGCGCTGTCCACCAGGGACGGGGTGGCCCGGGTGGCCCGGGAAACGGGGATACCGAAAAAAGACGTGTACCGGATCGTGCTGGAGAATCTGAAAGACCGATAA
- a CDS encoding YraN family protein, whose product MGEQIALEFLVRRGYRIVERNYHCIFGEIDIIARDGSELVFVEVKSRRSDIFGLPELSVDLKKQRTLSRVAVNYLQQKGLLEKEARFDVLAIQTTARGNHVHYIPNAFDMIL is encoded by the coding sequence GTGGGAGAACAGATCGCCCTCGAGTTCCTCGTCAGGAGAGGCTACCGCATCGTGGAGAGGAATTACCATTGCATTTTCGGGGAAATTGATATTATAGCCCGTGACGGGAGTGAACTGGTCTTCGTGGAGGTTAAGAGCCGGCGATCGGATATCTTCGGTCTGCCCGAACTTTCCGTGGACCTGAAAAAACAGCGAACGCTCTCGCGAGTGGCTGTCAACTACCTGCAGCAGAAGGGTCTCCTCGAAAAGGAAGCACGCTTTGACGTCCTGGCAATTCAGACGACGGCCCGAGGCAACCACGTGCATTATATCCCCAACGCATTCGACATGATCCTCTGA
- a CDS encoding ribonuclease HII: MTEFERQGRALGFDRIAGVDEAGRGPLAGPVAAAAVILPPGYENGDIRDSKKLSPAKREKLYHRILLDALSVKIAFVEPSVIDAVNILQATVLAMRKAVQGLSPPPDFVLVDGSTAINLDIPQKTIIKGDSRSVSIAAASIIAKVSRDHLMDRYHVQYPQYNFRSNRGYGTREHREAIGKHGICKIHRKSFNIKIEQPS, translated from the coding sequence ATGACGGAGTTTGAACGGCAGGGCCGGGCTCTCGGATTTGACCGCATCGCGGGGGTTGACGAAGCCGGGAGAGGCCCCCTCGCCGGCCCCGTTGCGGCAGCGGCGGTAATCCTTCCGCCGGGATATGAAAACGGCGACATACGGGATTCAAAGAAACTCTCCCCGGCCAAGCGGGAAAAGCTCTACCACCGCATACTCCTCGACGCCCTCTCGGTAAAAATCGCCTTCGTTGAACCCTCCGTCATCGATGCCGTCAATATCCTTCAGGCCACAGTGCTGGCCATGAGAAAGGCCGTTCAGGGACTCTCACCGCCTCCGGATTTTGTTCTTGTCGACGGATCGACCGCCATAAACCTTGACATTCCCCAGAAAACCATCATCAAGGGAGACTCCCGGAGTGTCTCCATAGCCGCTGCTTCCATCATCGCCAAGGTTTCCAGGGACCACCTCATGGATCGCTATCACGTACAGTATCCTCAATACAACTTTCGCAGCAACCGCGGATACGGGACCAGGGAACACCGGGAGGCCATAGGGAAGCATGGAATCTGCAAAATCCACAGAAAATCTTTTAACATCAAAATCGAACAACCGTCGTAA
- the rplS gene encoding 50S ribosomal protein L19, protein MNVLEMFEKEQMRTDIPGFRPGDTVKVHVRIVEGQKERIQVFQGTVIRKRAGRSRSTFTVRKISSGVGVERTFPLHSPVIEKVELVMQGRVRRSRLYYLRNLRGKKARIKELGRL, encoded by the coding sequence ATGAATGTTCTCGAGATGTTTGAAAAAGAACAGATGCGGACGGATATTCCCGGCTTCAGGCCCGGTGACACCGTCAAGGTACACGTTCGCATCGTGGAGGGCCAGAAAGAACGTATCCAGGTTTTTCAGGGTACTGTTATCAGAAAACGGGCGGGACGGAGCCGTTCGACCTTCACGGTACGGAAAATATCATCGGGAGTGGGTGTTGAGCGGACCTTCCCCCTTCACTCACCCGTTATCGAAAAGGTCGAACTGGTCATGCAGGGCAGAGTGCGGCGATCCCGCCTCTACTACCTGAGAAACCTCAGGGGCAAGAAAGCCCGTATCAAGGAGTTGGGCAGACTGTAA